A genome region from Mycobacterium florentinum includes the following:
- a CDS encoding SPW repeat protein, producing the protein MSTVHSSIDHHPDLLALRARYERVAESMSAHFTFGMVLLTGLYVAASPWIVGFSGTASLATSDFIVGIAMAFLAYGFATTLDRAHGMTWTLPVLGVWVIVAPWVVPGVALTAGMIWSHVVAGALMTFLGLNAAYFGMRTRAAADHG; encoded by the coding sequence ATGAGTACAGTCCATTCATCAATCGATCACCACCCGGATTTGTTGGCCCTGCGGGCACGCTACGAGCGCGTCGCCGAGTCGATGAGTGCGCATTTCACCTTCGGCATGGTCCTGCTGACGGGCCTGTACGTCGCCGCATCACCGTGGATCGTCGGATTCAGCGGAACGGCATCGCTTGCCACGTCCGACTTCATCGTCGGGATTGCGATGGCGTTCTTGGCGTATGGGTTCGCGACGACGCTGGACCGCGCGCACGGGATGACCTGGACGTTGCCGGTGCTGGGCGTGTGGGTCATCGTCGCGCCGTGGGTCGTCCCGGGTGTCGCGCTGACCGCCGGCATGATTTGGTCGCATGTCGTCGCCGGTGCGTTGATGACGTTCCTGGGTCTCAACGCGGCCTACTTCGGCATGCGCACGCGCGCCGCGGCTGACCACGGGTAG